GACGCGGTCACCATCGTGCACTGCGAGAGGCTGGAGCAGGCGGGGTGGGACGCGCCCCGCCACGTCACGGTTCCCCTGCGCACCGCCGGAGGCACCATGGGCGTGATGAACCTGCTCCTGCCCCGGCGGCGCGCCCTGACCAGCCGGGAGCTGGCCACCCTGTCGGCCATCGGCGACCAGATCGGGCTGGCGGCGGAACGCGCCCGGCTGTACGAGGAAGTGCGGGCCAAGGAGGCGATGCGGGGCGAGCTGCTGCAGAAACTCATCACCGCCCAGGAGGAGGAGCGGCGCCGCATCGCCCGGGAGCTCCACGATGAGGCGGGCCAGGCCCTGACCGCCCTCATCCTCAACCTGGAGGTGGCCGAGCGCTCGGCCGCGCCGCCGGAGCAGCAGCGGCTGAGCCGCCTGCGGGGCATCGCCGAGGATACCCTGCGGGAGCTGCGGAAGATGATCTACGACCTGCGCCCCACCATCCTGGACGACCTGGGGCTGGCGGCGGCCATCCGGTGGTACGTGAAGGAGCACGTGGAGCCCCAGGGGCTGCAGGTGGACCTGACCCTGGCCGGGTTGGACGAGCGCATGCCCCACCACATCGAGACGGCCGTCTTCCGCATCGTCCAGGAAGCCCTGACCAACGTGCTCAAGCACGCCGACGCCCGCCGGGCCTGGGTCACCGTGGCGCTGGCCGACGGCCAGGTGCGCCTGTCGGTGACCGACGACGGCCGCGGGTTTGACCCCCAGGCTCTGCCCCGGGCGCGGGACGGCCGGGGGCTGGGGCTGATGGGCATGCAGGAGCGGACGGAACTGCTGGGGGGGACGTGGAAGATCACGTCCCGGCCTCAGGCGGGCACCCGCATCGAGGCCGTCATCCCCGTGGAGGTCCCATCCGATGGCCATTAAGGTTCTGATCGCCGACGACCACGCCATCGTCCGCGAGGGCGTCCGCATGATCCTCGAGCGGGAACAGGACATCGAGGTGGTGGGCGAGGCGGGGGACGGCCAGCAGGCCCTGGAGCTGGTGGAGCGCCTGCGGCCCGACGTGGTGATCATGGACATCAGCATGCCGGGCATGGGCGGCATCGAGGCCACCCACAAAGTCAAAGAGCGCCATCCGGGCGTCGCGGTGCTGGCCCTGACCATGCACGAGGACGAGTCCTACGTCTTCCAGCTGCTGCGGGCGGGGGCCTCGGGCTACGTGCTCAAGCGCGCGGCCGCCTCCGACCTGGTCCAGGCGGTCCGCTCGGCCGCCCGGGGAGAAGCGTTCCTGTATCCCTCGGTCGCCCGCAAGGTGGTGGAGGACTACCTCAAGCGGGTCGAGGCCGGGGAGGAGCGGGACCGCTACGACGGACTGACCGAGCGGGAGAAGGAGATCCTCACCCTCATCGCCCAGGGGCTGTCCAACCAGCAGATCGCCGAGCGCCTGTTCATCAGCATCAAGACGGTGCAGACGCACCGGGCCCACATCCTGGAGAAGCTGGGCCTGCACGACCGCACCGAACTGGTCCGCTACGCCATCCGCAAGGGCCTCATTGAACCCTGAGGCCCCTCGCGCGGGGCCCGTCATCCCCGCCAGGGGCGGGGAGCCTCCGCGGGTCAGCGGCCGGTGGCGATCCGGGTGAGCAGAAAGACGATGTAGCCGTACGTCGCCCAGATGCCGCCCAGGAGGGCCCCCAGCAGGGCCAGGGGCGGGACGGGGTACGGGCTGATGAGGCCCGGCTGGGGGCTGAGGGCCTGCAGGACCTGCCGGCCGGGCCGGACCGCGGGGCGCCACGCGGGGCGCTCCGCGAGGGTCAGGGCCGCCCGCTGCGGAGGCTCGGACACCTCCGCCTCGATCTCCGGGTACGGGCGCCCGGACGGCAGCGCCAGGACCGCTCTCCCGGACGCGTCGGTGGTCACCTCTCCCAGGGGAAGCCAGCCGAAGGCGGTGCGGGCCCGGAAGGCCACGGTGGCGCCTTCCACGGGCTCCCCGGAATCGTCCGTCACCACCGCCGCGACCTGCGGCCGCCCTCCGGGCCCCGACTCCAGGGAGAGGGCGACGCCGGCGGCCGCCCCCGAGGACAGGAGGAGGATCCCCACCACCGCGGCCGCCGCACTAACGGGCCAGCGCATGGGCCACCTCCCCGCCCTGCTCGGTCTCCCGGGTCTCCCACAGGGAGACGATGGGGAACAGCTTGCTGAACACGATGTAGATCAGCAGGAAGCCGGCCACGGCTCCGAAGGTAATCGACCACTCCACCCAGGTGGGCGTGTACACCCCCCACCCCTGGGGCGCCCGCTGGATCGGCAGGAACGGCGACTGGAGCGTGGGGACGATGATCACGTACCGCTTCCACCACGCGCCCACGTTGACCAGCACGGACGCCACAGTCGCCGTGGCGATCGGGCGGGCGCGGCAGAGGGGCAGCAGGGCCACCAGCACCCACAGCGATGCCACCGCGAGCGTCCCGGCGGCAACCGCCCGCAGCACACCGGCGTCCAGCGTCGCCGCCACCGGCGACGGCGGAGCGTAGGCCGCGATCGCCAGCACCCCCGACGCCGCCGCCGCCGCCAGGGCCGGCCGGGGCTGAAGCAGGGGAACCCGGGCCAGGCGGGGGACCAGGGACGCCCGGGGCAGGGTCAGCAGCAGCACCGGGAGCAGCAGCCCGCCCACCTGGGTGAACCAGAACAGCCGGGCAAACGGCCCGCTCAGCACCGCCGCCAGGTAGCCGCGCTCATGGGAGGCCATCTTGAACGCCGGGACCCAGTACTCGTTGAAGGTGAAGTAGGCGTAGATCAGGCCCAGGGCGATCACCAGGTAGCCCATCCGGCGGAAGTGGTCTTCGGTGATGTACTCCTCCAGGCGGTAGGCCCACCGGAAGGCGGCCATGGCGGTGACCACGGCCGCCGCCCCGCTGAACAGCGCCCCGGAGACGAAGTACGGACCGAAGATGGTGCTGTTCCACCCCGCCCGCAGGGTCATGGCCATGATCCAGGACACCACCGTGTGGACCGACACCGCGATGGGGATGATGAGGACGGCCAGGATGCCCATGGCCGCCTCCAGGTGGCGGCGCTGGACCTCGGTGCCGCGCCACCCCAGGGCCAGGGCGGTGTACAGCCTCCGCCGCCACGCCGGCCCCGCCGCGAACCGGTCCCGGAGCAGGGCGATGTCGGGGATCATGGGCACGTACAGGAACAGCGTGCTGCCGGTGAGGTAGGTGGTGATGGACAGGATGTCCCACAGGATGGGCGACTGCAGCCGCCCGTGCAGCACCAGGTTGAGGAGCCGGTCCGGCCGGCCCATATCCACCAGGGGCATCAGGCCCCCCATGAGCAGCGACGCGAAGGTGATGGCCTCGGCCATGCGGGTGATCGGCCGCCGCCACTCGGCTCCGGTGAGGCGCAGGATGGCCGACATCAGCGCGCCGACGTGGCTGACCCCGATGAAGAACACGAAGTTGGTGATGTAGACGCCCCACATGACGTTGTCCCGCAGCCCGGTCACGCCCAGGCCGTAGCGCAGCTGGACGCCGTAGGCGATGAGCCCCCAGAGCGCCACCCCGACCAGAACGCCCATGAGGGCGTAAAAGCCCGGCCCGCCCCCGTGCAGGGAGGCCAGCACGCGGAGCTCCCGGGGCGAGAAGAGATCCCGGCGGCGCATCATCGTCGGGCCTCCCCGGCCGAGGCCGGCTCGGTGGCGGGGGGCGGAGGCGGATACAGGGGGCGCCGGGGCGGCAGGTAGTAGACCCGGGGCTCGGTCCCCAGCTCCTCCAGCAGGCGGTAGCCGGCGTTGGCGGCCACCAGCTCCGACAGGCGCACGGTCTCCCCCTGGGAGTTGGTGACGGCGTCCTCTCCCTGGTCGCCGAAGTAGATGGCGCCCATGGGGCACGCGGCCGCGCACGCCGGCAGCCGGCCCTCGGCGAGCAGGGCCGGGCAGAAGATGCACTTTTCCGTGGTCCCGCGGCGGTGCACCCGGTTCCACTCCATCGCGTAGGGCTCGTCGGGCATGCCGGGGACCTCCGGGTCCACCCAGTTGAAGCTGCGGGCCTGGTACGGGCAGGCGGCCATGCAGAACCGGCAGCCGATGCAGCGGGAGGTGTCCTGCATGACGATCCCGTCCTCCCGCTTCCAGGTGGCCGACACGGGGCACACCTTCACGCACGGCGGATTGTCGCACTGCATGCACGGGCGGGGCAGCCAGTAGGGCGCGCCCAGCTCGTGATCGCGCATCTCGTACACCCGGATCCACTCCTGGCCGCCGGGGAGGAAGTGCATCGCCTGGCAGGCGCGGGTGCACTCCCGGCACCCGTCGCAGCGCGCCAGGTCGATCACCATCACCCACCGGCGTCCCGAGGCCGCCGCCGGCTCCGCCCGCGGTGGCTTCGCGGCGAAGGCCAGGGCCACGCCTCCGCCTGCGGGCACAGCCTCCAGGTGTGCCAGGCTGTGGACCCCCTCCGGCCGGGCCACCAGCGCGGGCACCGCGCCCTTCACGCCGCGGCGCCACCGGGCCAGCGGGGCCACCGCCCGGGAGCCCGACAGGGCGGCCGCCACCGCCGCGAGGGACGTGAGGAACGAGCGTCGCGTCAGGCGCACCTACCGG
This region of Armatimonadota bacterium genomic DNA includes:
- a CDS encoding GAF domain-containing sensor histidine kinase, with the protein product MTVLTGALAVGVGIHLALTLFLLLRYLEGRERQIGWWAVAYALFASHVVAETLLTLTPSSTLVAIRHALFLASAWAMVQSFRPDRRVTILAVVGIAASAVLAEASWTAAAVVASVLGGAAFAGSAGLLYGQERGLQTTSARLLFWGLLLTGMLALVYPLLRPHPVLAGVGAGFSGLFTLLFSIGIVLLALQRTRDLVTMSAIAESLNRSLDVHSAVSRALDLLVDLMRLSSGWIYLRRDGGFAIAATKNLPLELAASDMAAMEGDCRCLEMLRNEQLADAVTIVHCERLEQAGWDAPRHVTVPLRTAGGTMGVMNLLLPRRRALTSRELATLSAIGDQIGLAAERARLYEEVRAKEAMRGELLQKLITAQEEERRRIARELHDEAGQALTALILNLEVAERSAAPPEQQRLSRLRGIAEDTLRELRKMIYDLRPTILDDLGLAAAIRWYVKEHVEPQGLQVDLTLAGLDERMPHHIETAVFRIVQEALTNVLKHADARRAWVTVALADGQVRLSVTDDGRGFDPQALPRARDGRGLGLMGMQERTELLGGTWKITSRPQAGTRIEAVIPVEVPSDGH
- a CDS encoding response regulator transcription factor, which translates into the protein MAIKVLIADDHAIVREGVRMILEREQDIEVVGEAGDGQQALELVERLRPDVVIMDISMPGMGGIEATHKVKERHPGVAVLALTMHEDESYVFQLLRAGASGYVLKRAAASDLVQAVRSAARGEAFLYPSVARKVVEDYLKRVEAGEERDRYDGLTEREKEILTLIAQGLSNQQIAERLFISIKTVQTHRAHILEKLGLHDRTELVRYAIRKGLIEP
- the nrfD gene encoding NrfD/PsrC family molybdoenzyme membrane anchor subunit, which translates into the protein MMRRRDLFSPRELRVLASLHGGGPGFYALMGVLVGVALWGLIAYGVQLRYGLGVTGLRDNVMWGVYITNFVFFIGVSHVGALMSAILRLTGAEWRRPITRMAEAITFASLLMGGLMPLVDMGRPDRLLNLVLHGRLQSPILWDILSITTYLTGSTLFLYVPMIPDIALLRDRFAAGPAWRRRLYTALALGWRGTEVQRRHLEAAMGILAVLIIPIAVSVHTVVSWIMAMTLRAGWNSTIFGPYFVSGALFSGAAAVVTAMAAFRWAYRLEEYITEDHFRRMGYLVIALGLIYAYFTFNEYWVPAFKMASHERGYLAAVLSGPFARLFWFTQVGGLLLPVLLLTLPRASLVPRLARVPLLQPRPALAAAAASGVLAIAAYAPPSPVAATLDAGVLRAVAAGTLAVASLWVLVALLPLCRARPIATATVASVLVNVGAWWKRYVIIVPTLQSPFLPIQRAPQGWGVYTPTWVEWSITFGAVAGFLLIYIVFSKLFPIVSLWETRETEQGGEVAHALAR
- a CDS encoding 4Fe-4S dicluster domain-containing protein, giving the protein MRLTRRSFLTSLAAVAAALSGSRAVAPLARWRRGVKGAVPALVARPEGVHSLAHLEAVPAGGGVALAFAAKPPRAEPAAASGRRWVMVIDLARCDGCRECTRACQAMHFLPGGQEWIRVYEMRDHELGAPYWLPRPCMQCDNPPCVKVCPVSATWKREDGIVMQDTSRCIGCRFCMAACPYQARSFNWVDPEVPGMPDEPYAMEWNRVHRRGTTEKCIFCPALLAEGRLPACAAACPMGAIYFGDQGEDAVTNSQGETVRLSELVAANAGYRLLEELGTEPRVYYLPPRRPLYPPPPPATEPASAGEARR